Part of the Candidatus Eisenbacteria bacterium genome, GCAATGAATCGCCGCGACCTCGCGCGCGATGACTTCCTCCAGCGGACGCCTCTGGTCGTGAAGGCGAGCCAGCTCGTGGGTGTCGGGATTCTCCTTGGACGCTCCGGAAACCGCCAGGGTCAGCACCTGGATGCGGTTCTGCAGCTCCGCGAAGTCGCGCTTGGCCTGCGTGAGCCGTTGCATGCGGCCGCGCAGCTCGGGAAGGAGCTTGTTGGCTTCCTCCACCGTGAACGTCACCAGCTTCACGCCTACGATTCTCCTC contains:
- a CDS encoding DUF2203 domain-containing protein → MKLVTFTVEEANKLLPELRGRMQRLTQAKRDFAELQNRIQVLTLAVSGASKENPDTHELARLHDQRRPLEEVIAREVAAIHCHGCVVKDLDQGLIDFYALAGDRLVFLCWKLGEREVSHWHPLDGGFEQRKSLQSEID